In one Desulfurella sp. genomic region, the following are encoded:
- a CDS encoding DUF507 family protein, translated as MALNEKEINFIADKIVNTLIRKGLIQLKKDKMVIIDFVKQTLEQDAQKEKEIEQKTLLYIENYKEQIKQENIDQAKFFQMIKRKIAEREGFVL; from the coding sequence ATGGCACTAAATGAAAAAGAAATCAATTTTATAGCTGATAAAATTGTCAATACTCTAATTAGAAAAGGCCTTATCCAGCTAAAAAAAGATAAAATGGTAATAATAGATTTTGTCAAACAAACTTTAGAGCAAGATGCTCAAAAAGAAAAAGAAATTGAACAAAAAACACTTTTGTATATTGAAAACTACAAAGAACAAATAAAACAGGAAAATATTGATCAAGCAAAATTTTTTCAAATGATAAAACGTAAAATTGCGGAAAGAGAAGGATTTGTTTTATGA
- the carA gene encoding glutamine-hydrolyzing carbamoyl-phosphate synthase small subunit has protein sequence MIKAYLILENGTIFEGKSFGAQGTSIGEIVFNTSMSGYQEILTDPSYKGQIVLMTYPQIGNYGTNDIDIESEKPTVEGFIIKELSPIASNFRSKYTLDEYLKMHSIVGISDIDTRYLTKILREHGSMMGMITTKEFTKNELIAKSKNLGTIVGKDLVQYVTCSTSYKWNEPLYHFDFENKSQIKDIHKKPKVIVYDFGTKRNILRHLYSIGFEVIVVNAYTTYEDIKKLSPDAIFLSNGPGDPRGLKDEHLTEVKKAILEYPTFGICFGLQIISRIFNAKIYKLKFGHHGANHPVKNLLNGKIEITVQNHNYAATEDSLLKNDFEITHKNLNDNSIEGIKHKKLPIFAVQYHPEASAGPHDSNYLFGEFYK, from the coding sequence ATGATAAAAGCATATTTAATTTTAGAAAATGGCACTATATTTGAAGGTAAATCATTTGGTGCTCAAGGTACATCAATAGGTGAAATTGTATTTAATACTAGCATGAGTGGGTACCAGGAAATACTGACAGATCCTTCATATAAAGGTCAAATTGTACTTATGACATACCCCCAAATTGGCAATTATGGAACAAATGATATAGATATTGAAAGTGAAAAACCAACAGTTGAAGGTTTTATTATAAAAGAATTATCCCCAATAGCTTCAAATTTCAGAAGCAAATATACACTTGATGAGTATCTTAAAATGCACTCAATAGTCGGTATTTCGGATATAGATACTAGGTACTTGACTAAAATTTTACGTGAACATGGTAGTATGATGGGCATGATAACTACGAAAGAATTTACAAAAAATGAACTTATAGCCAAATCTAAAAATTTAGGCACAATTGTTGGAAAAGATTTAGTACAGTATGTTACATGCTCGACTTCATACAAATGGAATGAACCATTATACCATTTCGATTTTGAAAATAAATCACAAATAAAAGATATACACAAAAAACCTAAAGTTATAGTTTATGATTTTGGAACTAAAAGAAATATTTTAAGACACTTATATAGCATAGGTTTTGAAGTAATAGTTGTAAATGCTTACACTACATATGAAGATATAAAAAAATTGTCACCTGACGCTATTTTTTTATCAAATGGACCGGGAGACCCAAGAGGTCTCAAAGATGAACACTTAACAGAAGTAAAAAAAGCAATTTTAGAATATCCAACATTTGGTATATGTTTTGGGTTACAAATTATCTCCAGAATTTTTAATGCAAAAATTTATAAATTAAAATTTGGTCATCATGGTGCCAATCATCCTGTTAAAAATTTACTTAATGGAAAAATAGAAATAACTGTTCAAAACCATAATTATGCAGCTACAGAAGATAGTTTATTAAAAAATGATTTTGAAATAACACATAAAAACTTAAATGATAATAGCATAGAAGGCATAAAGCACAAAAAATTACCAATATTTGCTGTTCAATACCATCCAGAAGCCAGTGCTGGACCTCACGATTCAAATTATCTTTTTGGTGAGTTTTATAAAA
- the plsY gene encoding glycerol-3-phosphate 1-O-acyltransferase PlsY has product MLIFLIALFSFLIGSIPSGYLIGKTKGIDLKSTGSGNIGASNAYRVLGKKEALLTLLFDMAKGFIVVLCVEKIPFAQNLKEILIPVSIVSVVLGHDFSIFLKFKGGKGVATTYGSTLLYSNYAYVGLILWLIILKVTRYASLASLLSFSITVFFVLIFETSITVKLTFLILLGLMIIRHFSNIERILQGSEHKIEGRI; this is encoded by the coding sequence GTGCTAATATTTTTAATTGCTTTATTTTCATTTTTGATTGGCAGCATACCTTCCGGTTATTTGATAGGAAAAACTAAAGGTATAGATTTAAAATCCACTGGTAGTGGTAATATTGGCGCATCAAATGCGTATAGAGTTCTTGGTAAAAAAGAGGCTTTACTTACTTTACTATTTGATATGGCAAAAGGTTTTATAGTAGTTTTATGTGTTGAAAAAATCCCTTTTGCTCAAAATTTAAAAGAAATTTTAATACCAGTTTCGATAGTGTCTGTGGTTTTAGGTCATGATTTTTCAATTTTCTTAAAATTTAAAGGTGGAAAAGGCGTAGCTACAACATACGGCAGCACGCTTCTATACTCTAACTACGCTTACGTTGGCTTAATACTCTGGCTTATTATTTTAAAAGTAACAAGATACGCTTCTCTTGCTTCTTTATTGTCATTTAGCATTACAGTTTTCTTTGTTTTAATATTTGAAACTAGTATTACAGTAAAACTTACTTTTTTGATTTTATTAGGATTAATGATAATTAGACATTTTAGCAACATAGAAAGAATATTACAAGGAAGTGAACATAAAATTGAAGGGAGAATTTAA
- a CDS encoding DUF507 family protein has protein sequence MKYSKDRIRNIARNIIKNLDSNKVVDFLVARDILLSEIENVIEDYFKINVQAYEAALEEIKKKKKIMAGSIEWDITFNQIYEQELNKRLLK, from the coding sequence ATGAAATACTCAAAGGATAGAATACGAAATATAGCTAGAAATATAATAAAAAATCTCGATAGTAACAAAGTAGTTGACTTTTTGGTTGCAAGAGATATTCTATTGTCGGAGATTGAAAATGTTATTGAGGATTATTTTAAAATAAATGTACAAGCTTACGAGGCCGCTTTAGAAGAAATAAAAAAGAAAAAGAAAATTATGGCTGGAAGTATAGAATGGGATATAACATTTAATCAGATATACGAGCAGGAGTTAAATAAAAGGTTATTAAAATGA
- the lpxC gene encoding UDP-3-O-acyl-N-acetylglucosamine deacetylase, giving the protein IKWLQEAKLRKQRTIKETVKVSGIGVHTGKKVDCIIEPAPDDTGIVFHRTDKNIFIPVNQNNVVDTTLSTTIGLNGVYIKTVEHLLASLYALNIDNCIIKIDNEEVPILDGSSAPWVYLLKSASYVEQKHYKKVLIITKPVKIKENGKFVALLPCRKFKISYAISFEGTFINKQKYELEINEQTFIKEISKARTFCFLRDIEYMQQNNLALGGSLDNAVVVDDYGVVNEDPLRYENEFVRHKILDAIGDLSILNYDLKAHYIAYKSGHNLNYKLVSSLLKDKKSYVIIGSPKQEAQVLEDLGFLSPVVG; this is encoded by the coding sequence ATAAAATGGTTACAGGAGGCAAAATTGAGGAAACAAAGAACAATTAAAGAAACTGTCAAAGTTTCTGGCATAGGCGTGCACACTGGAAAAAAAGTAGACTGCATAATTGAACCTGCACCAGATGACACAGGCATAGTTTTTCACAGAACAGACAAAAATATTTTTATACCTGTAAATCAAAACAATGTTGTTGATACAACTTTATCCACAACAATAGGTTTAAATGGAGTCTATATTAAAACTGTTGAACATTTGCTTGCAAGTTTGTATGCATTAAATATAGATAACTGCATTATAAAAATAGATAACGAAGAAGTACCAATACTAGATGGTTCTAGTGCGCCATGGGTATATTTATTAAAAAGTGCTTCTTATGTTGAGCAAAAGCATTATAAAAAAGTTTTAATAATTACAAAACCTGTAAAAATTAAAGAAAATGGCAAATTTGTTGCTCTTTTGCCGTGTAGAAAATTTAAAATAAGTTATGCAATTTCATTTGAAGGTACTTTTATTAATAAACAAAAATATGAACTTGAAATTAACGAACAAACCTTTATAAAAGAAATTAGTAAAGCAAGAACTTTTTGTTTTTTAAGAGATATTGAATATATGCAGCAAAATAATCTAGCACTTGGTGGAAGCCTCGATAATGCAGTTGTAGTAGATGATTATGGTGTAGTTAATGAAGATCCTCTTAGATACGAAAATGAATTTGTAAGACATAAAATACTTGATGCAATTGGAGATTTATCTATTTTAAATTATGATTTAAAAGCTCATTATATTGCATATAAGTCTGGTCATAATTTAAATTATAAGCTTGTATCAAGTTTATTAAAAGATAAAAAATCCTATGTAATTATTGGTTCGCCAAAGCAAGAAGCGCAAGTATTAGAAGACCTAGGTTTTTTAAGTCCAGTTGTTGGTTAA